From Apium graveolens cultivar Ventura chromosome 9, ASM990537v1, whole genome shotgun sequence, the proteins below share one genomic window:
- the LOC141685687 gene encoding uncharacterized protein LOC141685687, producing MEDVISLNSTMQLDLDTLNNDRLHGWKEEKKLVYQNSFAAGFEEWYSGFIANDLEYTFSMFDEDTQKWVSDFRIGAADSIKNKRIIFGLEEDDASHAPSPLNTQPPPTDNRISTTRKLSLLGNRIQGSIPQELANIATLQELFLEDNLLEGPIPRNFGSLIGLRRFVVSANKLNGTIPEIFGNLRNLEDFRIDGNDFSGKIPDFIGNWTNMTRLRISDLTGRNSTIPDLKDMQSLHVLILRNCLINGALPEYFGVLGQLKTLDVSYNNFSRTAEYNCQPSNV from the exons ATGGAGGATGTAATCTCTCTAAATTCTACAATGCAGCTGGATCTTGACACTCTGAACAATGACAGACTACATGGATGGAAGGAGGAGAAGAAGTTAGTATATCAGAATAGTTTTGCAGCCGGTTTCGAAGAGTGGTATTCTGGGTTCATAGCAAATGACCTAGAATACACTTTCTCTATGTTTGATGAAGACACCCAGAAATGGGTAAGTGATTTCAGAATCGGGGCTGcagattccattaaaaataagaGGATCATCTTTGGTCTGGAAGAGGATGACGCGTCTCATGCGCCTTCTCCCCTTAACACTCAGCCTCCTCCAACAGACAACAGGATAAGCACTACAAGAAaact ATCCCTTTTGGGGAATCGTATCCAAGGTTCGATTCCTCAGGAACTAGCCAACATCGCTACTCTTCAGGAGCT GTTTTTGGAAGATAATCTACTTGAAGGGCCTATTCCTCGAAACTTTGGAAGTTTGATTGGCTTGAGGAGATT CGTTGTTTCTGCAAATAAATTAAATGGAACAATACCAGAAATATTTGGCAACCTGAGGAATCTAGAGGATTT TAGGATAGATGGGAATGATTTCTCGGGGAAGATACCCGATTTCATTGGAAACTGGACAAATATGACAAGACT GAGGATATCTGATCTGACTGGAAGAAATTCGACTATCCCAGATTTAAAAGATATGCAATCCTTGCATGTGCT GATATTAAGAAATTGCTTGATCAATGGTGCACTTCCAGAATACTTTGGAGTACTTGGTCAACTAAAAACCCT TGATGTATCTTACAACAATTTTTCACGGACAGCTGAATATAACTGCCAGCCATCTAATGTGTAG